GCGGTAGCCGCGGGTGGCGAGGGTCTTCTCGTCGAGGATGTCGTTCTGGATGAGGTAGTCCTCGACGGCCTGGACGATGTAGCCGCGTTGTCCGGAGAGGCTGTTGGTGGGCTTGACGGCGCCGGGTTTGGGGAAGGTGAGGGCGGCGCGTTCGTCGGCGCCGAGCCATTCCTCCTTGACCATGCCGTCGAGTACGTAGTTCCAGCGGGCGAGGGCGGCGGGTTTGTTCTCGGGGTGGGTGACGACGTCGTAGGCGCTGGGGGCGTTGAGCAGGGAGGCGAGGTAGGCGCCTTCGGCGGTGGTGATGTCGCCGATGTCCTTGCTGTAGTAGGCCTGGGCGGCGGCCTGGATGCCGTAGGCGTTGCGGCCGAAGTAGCTGGTGTTGAGGTAGCCCTCGAAGATCTGGTCCTTGGATTCTTCGCGGTTGAGTTTGATCGCGATGAAGAATTCCTTGACCTTGCGGACGACGGTCTGTTCCTGGCCGAGGTAGTAGTTCTTGACGTACTGCTGGGTGATGGTGGAGCCGCCCTGTTTGCCCTTGCCGGTGAGGGTGTTCCAGCCGGCCCGGATCATCGCCTTGATGTCGACGGCGCGTTCGGAGTAGAAGTCGCGGTCCTCGGCGGCGAGGACGGCGTGCTGGACGTTGAGCGGGACCTGGGCGAGTTTGACGTTCTCCCGGTTCACCTCGCCGTCGCGGGCGATGACGCTGCCGTCCTTGTAGAGGTAGACGTTGGACTGGGCGGTGGCGCTGGCGTTGGCGGGCGGGATGTCGACGAGTTGGTAGCCGGCGATGAAGCCGCCGATCAGGACCAGTGCGATGAGGAGGAGTCCGCCGAGGACCATGCGCCAGGTGGGGATGGCGCGGCGCCAGCCGGTGCGTTTGGGGCGTTTGGGCTTCCTCTGCTTCGTCCGGTTCTTGGCGCCGGTGGTGTCGGCGTCGGCCGGGGTGCCCTGTCCTGTGGGGGCGGCAGCGTCGGCAGGCAGGTCTCTGGGGGTCCAGCCCGGGTCGCCCGGGTCCCCGTTCTGCTGCTGTGGCTCGTCGCTCATGTCGGTGCAGACTCCTCGGCCGCGGTCAGTTCCCCCATAGTGCACTTTTCTGCGGAATAACTACCGGATCGACCTTCGTAAAGCGGTCGCGGCGGTTGCCCCGGCTGGGCTAGGCTCCTGCGCTTTGGTGTCCACGCGTGGTGGGGCACCCCGATTGCGGGGGGTGGTTGCTGTGCGGCTCTACGCGGTGGTGGCGGCGGGCGGGTTCCGGCGCTATGCCACGTACCGGATCGAGACGGCCGCGGGGGTGTTCACCAACACCGTCTTCGGCTTCATCCTGGCGTACACGTATGCGGCGCTGTGGGACGAGCGTCCGCAGCTCGGCGGATACGACATGTCGCAGGCGCTCACGTATGTGTGGCTGGGCCAGGCGCTTCTGATGACGTGCGTGATGATGGGCGGCGGTTTCGAGAACGAGCTGATCGAGCGGATCCGTACGGGTGATATCGCGGTCGATCTCTACCGGCCTGTTGACCTTCAACTGTGGTGGCTGGCGGGTGACTTGGGTCGGGCGGCGTTTCATCTGCTGGGGCGCGGCATCGTGCCGATGGTCCTCGGTTCGCTCGCGTTCGATCTGGTGATGCCCGCGTCGCCGGGGACCTGGGTGGCGTTCCTGGTCGCGGTGGCGCTGGGTGTCGTGGTGAGTTTCGCGCTCCGCTATCTGGTCGCGCTGTCGGCGTTCTGGCTGATGGACGGGGCGGGGGTGGCGCAGATGTCGTTCCTGGCGGGGATGTTCTTCTCGGGGATGCTGCTGCCGCTGAATCTGTTCCCGGGGCTGCTGGGTGAGGTGGCGCGGGCGCTGCCGTGGTCGGCGCTGCTCCAGGTGCCGGCCGATGTGTTCCTCGGCAAGCACACGGGCTGGGGTCTGGTGCGGGTGTACGCGTTCCAGGCGGGCTGGGCGCTGGTGCTGCTGCTGGCGGGGCGGTTGGTTCAGTCGGTGGCGACGCGGAGGGTGGTGGTCCAGGGTGGCTGAGGTGGTGGACGCGGTCGTGGGGGACGCGCCCGATGCGGTGTTCGTTCCCCGGTCGCGGGTGGTCGAGGGGGTCCGGGCGTACGGGCTGATCGTCGCGATGTGGCTGCGCTCGACGATGGCGTACCGGGCGTCGTTCGTGATGATGGCGCTCGGGAACTTCGCGGCGACGGCGTTCGACTTTGTCACGATCGTGCTGATGTTCTCGCACGTGGATGTGCTGGGCGGGTTCACGCTGCCGGAGATCGCCCTGTTGTATGGGTCGGCGGGTATGGCGTTCGGGCTGGCGGATCTGCTGATGGGGTCGATGGACCGGCTGGGCCAGCGGGTGCGGGACGGCACGCTGGACACGTTGCTGGTGCGGCCGGTCCCGGTGATCGCGCAGGTGGCGGCGGACCGGTTCGCGCTGCGCAGGCTGGGGCGGGTGTCCCAGGGGCTGCTGGTGTTCGGCTATGCGCTGGTGACGCTGGACATCGGGTGGACCGTGGCGAAGGTGGTGCTGGTGCCGCTGATGGTGCTGAGCGGGGCGGCGATCTTCTCGGCGGTGTTCGTGGCCGGCGGGGCGTTCCAGTTCGTCGCGCAGGATGCCTCGCAGGTGCAGAACTCCTTTACGTACGGAGGGGCGACGCTGCTCCAGTACCCGCCGTCGGTGTTCGCGACGGATCTGGTGCGCGGGGTGACGTTCGTCGTGCCGCTGGCTTTCGTGAACTGGCTGCCTTGTCTGTATGTGCTGGGCCGGGACTATCCGCTGGGGCTGCCGGACTGGGTGGCGTTCCTGCCACCGCTGGTGGCGGGCGTGTGCTGGGTGGGTGCGGGTCTGGCGTGGCGGGCGGGGCTGAGGGCGTACCGGAGCACGGGAAGTTGACGGAGTGACGGGCGAGAAGGGGCGTGAAGGGGTGTGAAGGGTATGGATACGGACTTCATCGAGCTCGACGGTGTCGAGAAGGTCTTCGACGTCCGCCGCAGGACGGGTTTCCTGCGCAGCGAACGTCGTGAGGTGCGGGCCGTGGACGGGATCAGTTTTCGCGTGGCGCGCGGTGAGATGGTCGGTTACATCGGCCCGAACGGGGCGGGGAAGTCGACGACGATCAAGATGCTGACCGGGATCCTCACCCCGAGTGGGGGTTCGCTGCGGGTGGCGGGCATCGATCCGTCCCGGGAGCGTACGAGGCTGGCGCAGCGGATCGGTGTGGTCTTCGGGCAGCGCACCACGCTGTGGTGGGACCTGCCGTTGCGTGACTCGTACCGGCTGATGCACCGGATGTACCGGATTCCCG
This genomic interval from Streptomyces sp. NBC_00464 contains the following:
- a CDS encoding ABC transporter permease; amino-acid sequence: MRLYAVVAAGGFRRYATYRIETAAGVFTNTVFGFILAYTYAALWDERPQLGGYDMSQALTYVWLGQALLMTCVMMGGGFENELIERIRTGDIAVDLYRPVDLQLWWLAGDLGRAAFHLLGRGIVPMVLGSLAFDLVMPASPGTWVAFLVAVALGVVVSFALRYLVALSAFWLMDGAGVAQMSFLAGMFFSGMLLPLNLFPGLLGEVARALPWSALLQVPADVFLGKHTGWGLVRVYAFQAGWALVLLLAGRLVQSVATRRVVVQGG
- a CDS encoding ABC transporter permease, giving the protein MAEVVDAVVGDAPDAVFVPRSRVVEGVRAYGLIVAMWLRSTMAYRASFVMMALGNFAATAFDFVTIVLMFSHVDVLGGFTLPEIALLYGSAGMAFGLADLLMGSMDRLGQRVRDGTLDTLLVRPVPVIAQVAADRFALRRLGRVSQGLLVFGYALVTLDIGWTVAKVVLVPLMVLSGAAIFSAVFVAGGAFQFVAQDASQVQNSFTYGGATLLQYPPSVFATDLVRGVTFVVPLAFVNWLPCLYVLGRDYPLGLPDWVAFLPPLVAGVCWVGAGLAWRAGLRAYRSTGS